The sequence CGGGAATGACCTGGGTGAAGTAGACCATCACCAGCCGCTCCAGCGGGTCCACCCAGTAGGTGGTGTGGTAGGCGCCGCCCCAGCCGTAGTCCCCGAGCGAGCCCGGCTCACCGGCCTCCCCGAGGTCGAGACGCACGCTGAAGCCCAGCCCGAATCCCATTCCCGGCGCGAAGAGGTCGCCCACGTGGTTGCTGGTCATCAGCGCCACGCTCGCGGGAGACAGGATGCGCGCGTCGCCGAGGGTGCCGCCGTCGAGCATCATCTGCAGAAAGCGGGCGTAGTCGCGGGCGGTGGAGAGCAGCCCGGCTCCGCCCGAGAAGCTCGTCCGCGGCCCGTCGACGTACTGCCCCTGTGCGTCCATGCCCTCGCCGTCACGGGCCCGCACCAGCGCCCCCGGAGTCCTGCGGTTGTAGACCGTGGCAAGCCGGTCCCGCTTCTCCGGCGGCAGGTAGAAGTGGGTGTCGCGCATGTCCAGGGGTTCGAAGATGCGCGAGTGCAGGAAGGCCTCGAGGGTCTGTCCCGAGACCGCCTCGACCAGCGCCCCGAGGATGTCGGTGTTGTAGCCGTAGACGAAGCGCTCCCCGGGCTGGGCCTGGAAGGGCAGAGACCCCATGCGGTCGACCGTCGCGCGCACGGGTTCGTCGCGGTGGGCGAAATACCACCCGGTGATCTCCGCCTCCCTCCAGCGGTCCGCTCCCGGCCCGCCCATGCCGTACGCGATCCCCGCCGTGTGGGTGAGCAGGTCGCGAACCGTGATCGGCCGCCGGGCCGCCACCACGTCGTAACCGCCGTCCGGCAGCGGTTCGGCCACGGTGGTCTCCGCGAAGGCCGGCAGGTGCCTCCCGACCGGATCGGAGATCAGCAGCGCGCCGTCCTCCTGCAGCATCATCACGGCCACGCTCACGATGGCCTTGGTCTGTGAGGCGATGCGGAAGATCGCATCCGTTGCCAGCGGCGTGCGCGCCTCCAGGTCGGCGAACCCGGTGGCGTGCTCGTAGACCACGGCGCCGTCGCGGAGAACGGCAACGACCGCGCCCGGGAGGCGGCCGTCAGCGACGTAGTCGTCGAGCATTGCGCCGACGCGCTCCAGGCGGCCGGGCGCGAACCCGGCCTCGGCGGGTGCGACGCGCGGAAGTTCCTGCGCCCGGGCCGCGGCCGGGGCGGGCGTCGCGAGGGCCGGGACCGCCAGGTGCCCCGCAAACGTCGCCAGCGAGAGCAACAACGCGGTAGTGAGCTTCGGCAGACGACGGGTGGAGCGGCAGGAGCGGACCATGTCGGCGGATCCTTTCGGAGGATGGCGGGGCAACAGACGCATCCGGCGAAGCTGCGGCGCGAGGGCACGGCAAGCGGCCGAATGCGCTGCGGTTGGCGACGGACAGCGACACCGTGAATATTGGACCGCTACGGATCATGCCCGCAAATCACGCGGCGGTCATCGGTTTCCTCGCCGCCCCGGAGGACATCAGCGTGTATTCCAGACGGCTCGCCGGCACCTCGATTACGCTCTTCGCGCTGGGCCTCGGCTTCGTGGCCTGCGCCCCCGCCACCCCGCCCTCGGCCGGCACCCCGGCCCCCGAGCTCGCCCCGGACGTTCCCCTCCAGCCCGGGGCCGTGATGAGCATCTCCGAGCCAGATCCCGTGGAGGCCGGGCGAGCCCCCCTCCCCGGCGAGTACACGGGCGCCTTCGACGTCCTCCACTACGACCTGGAGTTGTCGCTCCACCTGGACCGGAGCGACTTCGACGGCCGCGCGCGCATTCTGGTCGCGCCCCCCGCCGACCCCGAGACGCCGATGGAGTTCGACCTGGTGGGCCTCGCCATTCATGCCATCGAGGTCGACGGCGTCCGCACCCCGTTCGAGTACGCCGACGGCAAGCTGCGCATCTTCGCACCCCCGAACGCGGCCGGCCCGGTGGAGGTGGCCGTGGCTTACGGCGGCACCCCCGACGACGGCCTGATCCTGCGCGACAACGTGCACGGCGACCCGGCGGCCTTCGCCGACAACTGGCCCAACCGGGCACGCTTCTGGTTCCCGTCGGTCGACCACCCGAGCGACAAGGCGACGGTGGATTACACCATCCACGCGCCCGCCGCCTGGCAGGTCATCGCCAACGGCACCATCGCGGCGCCGCCCGCCCCAACCGACGACGACGCCCTGGGTGGCGCGGAAGGCCGCCGCACCTGGCGCTGGACCACCTCGGTGCCCATCCCCAGCTACACCATGGTCGTGGGCGGCGCCGACCTCGCCGTGCGCCAGGTGGGGCTCGCCGCCTGCGACGA is a genomic window of Gammaproteobacteria bacterium containing:
- a CDS encoding serine hydrolase; this translates as MVRSCRSTRRLPKLTTALLLSLATFAGHLAVPALATPAPAAARAQELPRVAPAEAGFAPGRLERVGAMLDDYVADGRLPGAVVAVLRDGAVVYEHATGFADLEARTPLATDAIFRIASQTKAIVSVAVMMLQEDGALLISDPVGRHLPAFAETTVAEPLPDGGYDVVAARRPITVRDLLTHTAGIAYGMGGPGADRWREAEITGWYFAHRDEPVRATVDRMGSLPFQAQPGERFVYGYNTDILGALVEAVSGQTLEAFLHSRIFEPLDMRDTHFYLPPEKRDRLATVYNRRTPGALVRARDGEGMDAQGQYVDGPRTSFSGGAGLLSTARDYARFLQMMLDGGTLGDARILSPASVALMTSNHVGDLFAPGMGFGLGFSVRLDLGEAGEPGSLGDYGWGGAYHTTYWVDPLERLVMVYFTQVIPAAGLDDHRKLRVLVYGALH